A region from the Pseudonocardia petroleophila genome encodes:
- a CDS encoding N-acetyltransferase, which yields MTAHPDGTPRCLARLLRDAADGRFPDADGSWVRVPPWRAGVEAVVAFTGFAVLAVDGPVPGAAAGSGIDGSGIDGFGGAHDPRLIAALAGPDGWIDSLDALLVARGTGGPPVLRARPDLAGHPRVAFARAVRDDVRVLGRASGDEVAVLARGIAGLTELSMEVPPAARGGTGRALVRDALASVPAGEVVVAACAPGNAASLRTLLAAGFVPVGSSQLFRRGSPVR from the coding sequence GTGACGGCGCACCCCGACGGCACTCCTCGGTGCCTGGCGCGGCTCCTCCGCGACGCCGCCGACGGCCGGTTCCCGGACGCCGACGGGAGCTGGGTCCGGGTGCCGCCGTGGCGCGCGGGCGTCGAGGCGGTGGTGGCGTTCACCGGGTTCGCGGTGCTCGCCGTCGACGGTCCGGTGCCCGGGGCAGCAGCGGGGTCCGGGATCGACGGGTCCGGCATCGACGGGTTCGGGGGCGCCCACGACCCGCGCCTGATCGCCGCGCTGGCCGGCCCGGACGGCTGGATCGACAGCCTCGACGCCCTGCTCGTCGCCCGCGGCACCGGCGGCCCGCCGGTGCTCCGGGCCCGACCCGACCTGGCGGGACACCCCCGGGTCGCGTTCGCGCGGGCCGTCCGCGACGACGTGCGGGTGCTGGGCCGCGCCTCCGGGGACGAGGTCGCGGTGCTGGCCCGCGGGATCGCCGGGCTGACGGAGCTGAGCATGGAGGTGCCGCCCGCGGCCCGCGGCGGCACCGGGCGGGCACTGGTCCGCGACGCGCTCGCCTCGGTGCCGGCCGGGGAGGTGGTGGTGGCGGCGTGCGCACCGGGCAACGCCGCGAGCCTGCGGACGCTGCTGGCCGCGGGCTTCGTGCCGGTGGGGTCGTCGCAGCTGTTCCGGCGCGGCTCCCCGGTGCGGTGA
- a CDS encoding acetyl-CoA acetyltransferase, with translation MTQQVFVLGGAQTDFATNWSRVSDEPLRAMLADAVATALADADVPAADIGTAHVGNLAAELFTGQAHLGALLTTLDPAWSALPTSRHEAACASGSIAVLAATAEIEAGRYDVALVTGVELMRNVGGRQAAEHLGSAAWVGREEFPDGLPWPTLFERIAQEVDDRDGLDRDHLRRIAEINRDNARANPLAQTRGWTDVVTAPDDEANPGVVGEMRAADCGRITDGAAAVVLAGRRYAEEWSRRTGRTPAVIRGWGHRTGSLGLQDKLDASRGGEHLFPHLRTAVTEAYDRAGIAGPEELDAVELHDCFTITEYVALEHLGIPAAKAIDDGRIARGGALPVNPSGGLIGAGHPVGATGVRMLHDAARQVTGRAGECQVEGAGTVATLNIGGSAATVVSLVVGTVAG, from the coding sequence ATGACGCAGCAGGTGTTCGTGCTCGGCGGTGCCCAGACCGACTTCGCGACGAACTGGTCCCGGGTCTCCGACGAGCCGCTGCGGGCGATGCTCGCGGACGCCGTCGCGACCGCGCTGGCCGACGCCGACGTGCCCGCGGCCGACATCGGCACCGCGCACGTCGGCAACCTCGCCGCCGAGCTGTTCACCGGTCAGGCCCACCTCGGCGCGCTGCTCACGACCCTGGACCCGGCCTGGTCGGCGCTGCCGACCAGCCGGCACGAGGCGGCGTGCGCGTCGGGGAGCATCGCGGTGCTCGCCGCGACGGCCGAGATCGAGGCGGGCCGCTACGACGTCGCGCTCGTGACGGGTGTGGAGCTCATGCGCAACGTCGGCGGGCGGCAGGCGGCCGAGCACCTCGGCTCCGCGGCGTGGGTCGGGCGGGAGGAGTTCCCCGACGGGCTGCCCTGGCCCACGCTGTTCGAGCGCATCGCCCAGGAGGTCGACGACCGCGACGGGCTCGACCGCGACCACCTCCGCCGCATCGCCGAGATCAACCGCGACAACGCCCGGGCCAACCCGCTGGCCCAGACCCGCGGCTGGACCGACGTCGTCACCGCACCCGACGACGAGGCCAACCCCGGCGTCGTGGGGGAGATGCGGGCGGCCGACTGCGGCCGCATCACCGACGGCGCCGCGGCGGTCGTGCTGGCCGGTCGGCGGTACGCGGAGGAGTGGTCGCGGCGCACCGGCCGCACGCCCGCGGTGATCCGCGGCTGGGGCCACCGCACCGGCTCGCTCGGGCTGCAGGACAAGCTCGACGCGAGCCGCGGCGGCGAGCACCTGTTCCCGCACCTGCGCACGGCGGTCACCGAGGCCTACGACCGGGCCGGGATCGCGGGGCCCGAGGAGCTGGACGCGGTCGAGCTGCACGACTGCTTCACGATCACCGAGTACGTGGCGCTGGAGCACCTCGGCATCCCCGCCGCGAAGGCGATCGACGACGGGCGCATCGCGCGCGGCGGCGCGCTGCCGGTCAACCCCTCCGGCGGCCTGATCGGCGCCGGACACCCCGTCGGGGCCACCGGGGTGCGGATGCTGCACGACGCCGCCCGCCAGGTGACCGGGCGGGCGGGGGAGTGCCAGGTCGAGGGCGCGGGCACGGTGGCGACGCTGAACATCGGCGGCAGCGCGGCCACGGTCGTCAGCCTCGTGGTGGGCACGGTGGCCGGCTGA